ACCATCAGAGGCATCGGGATGAGAACAATAAGCGTCAGCTTCCAGTCGGTATAGAACATGACTATGAGTATCACCAGTAGTTGCAGCAAGTCACCTATAATTTGTATAAGTCCTTCGGAAAAGATATTGGATATCGTTTCCAGATCGGATATTGTACGCGTGATAAGTCTTCCGATAGGTGTATTATCAAAGTATTTGAGTCTGAGATTAGTGATGTGATTAAATACTTCAATACGTATATCTCTGATGACAGATTGTCCAAGTGTATTCGTCATTAAGGTATGAAAATACCTTATGATAGTTTGCAGAACGAGAAGTCCCAACATGGCGATCAGCATATTATTAAGACCTGAGGCATCATCTGTGAGGATATATTTGTCTAATGTATGCTCGATCAGCAAGGGAAGTGCGGGCGCTACAGCAGCAAGCAAAATAGTCAATACGACCGAAATCCAGAATACTGTCTGATAGGGGCGCATGTATTTGATCATGCGCTTTAATAGCTTACTGTCGTATGTTTTTCCTGTTATCTTTTGATCACTCACTGCTTATTCTATTTACGTTTACTAATATAAGGATAAACCACTTCCGTTAAATATAATCCGTGCGCTGGGACAGATGTTCCTGCCTTTGAACGGCTCTTGCTTGCTATGACTTCCTTTATATAGACCGGTTCTTTTCCTTTCAGTCCGATTTCTAATAAGGTTCCGACAATTGCCCTGACCATATTTCTTAGGAACCGGTCTGCAGAAATATGAAAAACAAGATGGTCATCGGTCTTCCATAACCATTCAGCTCTTGATATATCACAAAAATTGGTAAAAACCTGTGTGTTGGATTTACTGAAACACTCGAAATCCTGTCTCCCCAGAAGATACTGACAGGCCTCATTCATCTTTGCTACATCCGGAATATCTCTTGTCAACCAGGAGGCATGTAACAGGAACGGATCTTTTTTGAAATGCAGATGGTATTCATAAGATCTGGAAGTTGCATCAAAACGGGCATGAGCTTCGTCATCTACTGGTAAAAGGCTGTATACTGCTATATCATGAGGTAAAAGAGCATTGAGAGAATGCACAAATTTATCGGGCTGTAATAGCAGACCTTCTGCCAGGGCATCAAAGTGAACAAATAACTGCCTCGCGTGTACTCCTGTATCTGTCCGGCCTGCACCTATTGTTTCAATGTCCTTACGAAGTAAGGTTTTAAGTACATCATTTAACTTTTCCTGTACAGAAACAGCGTTATGCTGGATTTGCCAACCATGATATGCGGTGCCCTGATAGGCTATCTCCAGAAAGAAACGTTTCGTTTTTAGTTCCACTTTGCAAATGTAGTGATTTGGATGATTTTATAATTCAACTTCATTTTTTGACGCAACAATTTGACATTAGCATTGTTAATAAAACATAGTAACTGTCATACATTCACTTGTGGAGTTGACAGTATATTTTCTCTTAAAAATTACGGCTTAACGGCAAAGGAGAAACCGATAAATTAGTTTTATATACAGTCAATAATATTGCATATAAAAGCAAATTTATCTAAGTTTGTTTTGTTACAATAAAATAATCTTATGATACAGCGTATTCAAACGGTTTGGTTATTATTAGCGGGAGTGACTATTTTCGCATTGTTTCTGTTTCCCTATCTGCAATATATTGATGTAGCGGGAATAGGTAGAAAATTATTAGTGTCAGGATCTTATACGGCTGTTAATGGTGAATCTGTAAAAGAAGAGTCTTTTATTCTGCAGAGTATAGCTACAGTCGTTTTAGGGTTGATCCCGGTATATATCATCTTTAAATTTAAAGATCGTAAGATGCAGATCAAACTGATTTTATTACAGATTGTTTTGCTTGTTCTATTCTTTTTCTGGCTTTATTCTTTTTCCGGAGATATTTTGTCTAAAACATCCCAATATCTTTCAGCAAGTAATATTGGCGTCGGGTTTTTCTTATTCCCTGTAGCTATTGTGTTTCTATCTCTCGCTTTCGGTGGTATACGTAAAGATGAACGCCTGATAAAATCAGCAGAAAGATTACGTTAATGGACTATACCCAGCGAGAAAAACTGATCCGCAATTATGTTGAAGCCTATAATCAGCTTGATATAGCAGGTATGCTTACGGATCTGGATGATGAAATACGTTTTGTCAATATTACTGATGGTGAGATCAACTTATCTTTATTAGGTCGCCGTGCATTCTGGGATCAGGCCGTACAGGCGGCAGAGTTGTTTTCGGAACGCAAACAGGAAATTTTGGCTGTTCGTCATTCTCCCGAAGAGACCGAAATTGAAATCGATTATTCAGCTAAATTAGCTGTAGATCTGCCTAATGGTTATGAACGCGGACAAGTAATCAGCATGAAGGGCCGTTCAGTATTCCGGTTCGGAACAGATAAGATTATCAGCCTTACAGATATAAGCTAATTCCCAATTGCGCATTTAATCTTATTCAACAGGTATTATTCTTTTTTTTAAGGTGTTTTTCCCCTCAACACTTGTGGCTCCTGTGTGTAATTATAGTAATTATACAACACAGGATCATGAAAGCTTACCTATATATTCTTCTGGCTGCAGTCACATGGAACTTAAGCAGTTGCCAGAAACCTACATCTATTAAAAATGCGCCACTCACAGATTCCGTAGTATCAGCTTCGATATTGGATTACAATATTTATTTTGATGCCGAACGCTTTTTTATAAAAACCGTGGAAAGCGGTCTTAAACTAAAAAATGCTTCAGAACAAGCCTTGCAGATGGCCAGTTCAGATTCTATCCGCAATCTTGCATTGGCTTTAAAAGAATGCCATACGAAAGATGTGGCACAGATTATAGCTTTAGGAGACAATTTAAATGTCGCTATTCCGGCAGTCATGAATGCTATCGATGCACAGCAAGTCTCCGATCTGAAAGAAGAAAAGAATACGGATTTTGATTATAGATTTATAAAAATGGTCATTGAAGATTATGAACGTAGTATTCCTCTTTTTGAACAGGCTGTATCGGATGCCAATAATTCCGAAATAAGGAATGTGGCGTCTTCCGTTCTTCCTAACTTATATGCTCAGCTATCCAAAGCGAGAATTATAGAGCGCGTCTACTTCAGAGACAGACTGATAAGTAAGCTGTAAACCTTTGTTAATATCCTGATGTTTATATAGAAAGTATAGGATTATGGATAAATTAGGGCAATACCATAAGAAGCGCAATTTCAAGGAAACGTCGGAACCAAAAGGAGCCACAAGTTTGGATAAACCGGCTAAACTACGATTTGTGGTGCAGCGTCATCATGCAAGTCGTCTTCATTATGACTTTCGTCTGGAGTTGGGGGGAGTGCTCAAAAGCTGGGCAGTGCCGAAAGGTCCTTCTCTTTTTCCGCAGGATAAGAGACTTGCGGTGCAGGTGGAAGATCATCCTGTCGATTATGCCAGCTTTGAAGGAGAGATTCCTAAAGGAAACTACGGCACCGGGACTGTTTCTATATTTGACGAAGGCTATTTTCAGCCTTTGGAGAATGGCAACGAGAAAAGTCTGTTGGATGATATAGAGCAAGGTTCAGTTAAATTTATTCTTCATGGAAAAATACTAAAAGGAGAGTTTGCCCTAGTACGTATAAAAGATGGAGATGGTAAATCGTGGCTGTTGATCAAACACAAAGATAAGTTCGCCGTAGATAAACCGTACAATGCTGAAGAATATGTCAGTAAGAAGATTAAGGATCAAGGAGAACAGTATAAAAAGAAGCCTGCAAAGACATCAAAAGAGAAATCAAAATTGTCTGCTTCACCTGCTAAAAATGCAAAGGTGGAACTGCTGGAACCTCTTCCCATGTTAACCCGACTCACTACAGATTTACCAGATGAAGAGGGCTGGTTGTATGAAAAAAAATACGATGGCTTCCGGATAATCGCAGTTAAGACCTCTGAAAACGTTGTTTTATATTCCCGTAATGGAAAACAGATGAATAAGCTATTCCCGAGTATCGTCAAAGCGGTGTCGGCTCTT
The Sphingobacterium spiritivorum genome window above contains:
- the truA gene encoding tRNA pseudouridine(38-40) synthase TruA; protein product: MELKTKRFFLEIAYQGTAYHGWQIQHNAVSVQEKLNDVLKTLLRKDIETIGAGRTDTGVHARQLFVHFDALAEGLLLQPDKFVHSLNALLPHDIAVYSLLPVDDEAHARFDATSRSYEYHLHFKKDPFLLHASWLTRDIPDVAKMNEACQYLLGRQDFECFSKSNTQVFTNFCDISRAEWLWKTDDHLVFHISADRFLRNMVRAIVGTLLEIGLKGKEPVYIKEVIASKSRSKAGTSVPAHGLYLTEVVYPYISKRK
- a CDS encoding DUF4293 domain-containing protein; translated protein: MIQRIQTVWLLLAGVTIFALFLFPYLQYIDVAGIGRKLLVSGSYTAVNGESVKEESFILQSIATVVLGLIPVYIIFKFKDRKMQIKLILLQIVLLVLFFFWLYSFSGDILSKTSQYLSASNIGVGFFLFPVAIVFLSLAFGGIRKDERLIKSAERLR
- a CDS encoding nuclear transport factor 2 family protein, translated to MDYTQREKLIRNYVEAYNQLDIAGMLTDLDDEIRFVNITDGEINLSLLGRRAFWDQAVQAAELFSERKQEILAVRHSPEETEIEIDYSAKLAVDLPNGYERGQVISMKGRSVFRFGTDKIISLTDIS
- a CDS encoding DUF4142 domain-containing protein, yielding MKAYLYILLAAVTWNLSSCQKPTSIKNAPLTDSVVSASILDYNIYFDAERFFIKTVESGLKLKNASEQALQMASSDSIRNLALALKECHTKDVAQIIALGDNLNVAIPAVMNAIDAQQVSDLKEEKNTDFDYRFIKMVIEDYERSIPLFEQAVSDANNSEIRNVASSVLPNLYAQLSKARIIERVYFRDRLISKL